One window of the Zea mays cultivar B73 chromosome 3, Zm-B73-REFERENCE-NAM-5.0, whole genome shotgun sequence genome contains the following:
- the LOC103650916 gene encoding PHD finger protein EHD3, giving the protein MDPSELPELSRTAMLICCKVCGGPEEVDKRFLICDHYLCLYKYYHISCLTTEQIASDVQMGSQRWYCPSCLCRVCLCDTDDDQIILCDCCDQGYHLYCLSPPRRKVPKGHWDCEPCKERREKEKRILMLHRKDYDEDILKSGEFHGPNLLLKAAKKVKRDEEVKVAKTKSTRK; this is encoded by the coding sequence ATGGACCCCTCTGAACTTCCGGAGCTGTCCCGTACTGCTATGTTGATCTGCTGCAAGGTGTGTGGAGGACCTGAAGAGGTGGACAAGAGGTTCCTGATCTGTGACCACTATCTTTGCCTGTACAAGTACTACCACATTAGTTGCCTGACTACCGAGCAGATTGCAAGTGATGTGCAGATGGGCAGCCAGCGCTGGTACTGTCCATCTTGCCTCTGCCGTGTCTGCCTGTGCGACACGGACGATGACCAGATCATCCTGTGTGACTGCTGCGATCAGGGCTATCATCTCTACTGCCTCAGTCCTCCAAGAAGAAAGGTGCCCAAGGGGCATTGGGACTGCGAACCCTGCAAGGAGCGGagggagaaggagaagaggatacTGATGCTCCACAGGAAGGATTACGATGAAGACATCCTGAAGAGTGGCGAGTTCCATGGACCGAACTTGCTGCTTAAGGCCGCGAAAAAGGTGAAGCGCGATGAGGAGGTGAAGGTGGCTAAGACTAAGAGCACCAGAAAGTAA